The Gemmatimonadaceae bacterium DNA window GACAACGTACTGGAACATCGGAACGGCTCGGAGCTCGCCCAACGCGCTGACGAGTCGTTTCTTCAATGTTTCGGGCGTCTCCGTTTGACGGTGTCGGAGACGTTCCAGCAACACCTCACCCGACGGCGGCAGCACGTAGATCAACACCGACTCCGGGAACACTGCCCGGAACTGTGCAGCGCCATGGACGTCGATGTCCATGATCACGTGACGGCCTTCGCCAAGCACGCGGGTCACTTCGCTGCGCAGCGTGCCGTACAGGTGTCCGTGCACCGCCGCCGATTCGGCGAATTCCCCGCGCTGCTGGCGTTCGAGAAATTCGGCCGTCGACAAAAAATAATAGTCTTTCCCGTTGACTTCGTCGGGCCGCGGCGGGCGGGTGGTGCAGGACACCGAATATCCAACATCCTTGCGCTGTCCGAGCAGCGCGTGGGTGATGGTCGTCTTGCCGCCTCCCGAGGGCGCCGAGAGGATGATCGGAAAGACGTTCACTCGATGTTCTCCACCTGCTCGGCAATGCGCTCGAGTTCCTCCTTTACTGCGACGACGTCGTGCATCATGACGGCATCGCGCGCTTTGCTTCCCGTGGTATTCGCTTCTCGAAGCATCTCCTGCAGCAAGAATCCAAGCCGCTTGCCCACCTGACCGTTGGTCTGCCCGTGCAGCGCCGATCGAAACGCCTGCACGTGCGAGCGGAACCGGTCCACTTCTTCCGATACATCCAGGCGATCGGCGAGGATGGCGATTTCCTGCGCCAACCGCTGCGGATCGACGTCGACGCCTCCGCTCAGCTCGCGCACCGATTCCCGCAGCCGCTCGCGCTCTGCCACCAGGCGTTCCGGCGCGCGCGCGGCAATGCGGTCC harbors:
- the gmk gene encoding guanylate kinase, translated to MNVFPIILSAPSGGGKTTITHALLGQRKDVGYSVSCTTRPPRPDEVNGKDYYFLSTAEFLERQQRGEFAESAAVHGHLYGTLRSEVTRVLGEGRHVIMDIDVHGAAQFRAVFPESVLIYVLPPSGEVLLERLRHRQTETPETLKKRLVSALGELRAVPMFQYVVLNDELDQAVSNVSRIIDAEGLRRERLQNVERDVRRIIERLEKELTP